The Ornithinimicrobium faecis region CCCCAGGAGTTCGGAGGGATTCGGTGGGATCGGCCCGCAGCCCAGCACAGACAGCGAATGTGAGTCTCCGAACACCTGCAGCACGTCGTCAACGACTGCTGCCCCAATCAGCACGGTGGTCAGCCCAGCGGCCCCTTCCAAGCCCATGTACTCCAATAGTCGCGGACGGCGCAGGTCCCCTTCGACCACACAGACCCGACTCCCCGTGGCCGCCATGGTCAGGGCCAAGTTGGCCGTCGTGGTGCTCTTGCCCTCGTTCGGCAGCGACGAGGTGAAGACGATCACCTGCGGAGGGTTTGACACATCAACGAACTGAAGATTGGTGCGGAGCGTGCGGAAGGCCTCGGCGCGACTGCTCCGCGGGTCGTCCTGAACGATCAGTGGTCGAGCAATTGCGGCCTTGTCAAAGGCAAGCCCCCCGATGACAGTGCGATCCGTGACCATCTTGACGTCAGACTCTCCCTGCACCGAAGAATCGAGGATGTCCCGGAGTGCGCCGGCGCCGAACCCCAGCAAGAGCCCCAGAACTGTTCCCAGCGCCAGGTTACGGATGGGCTGGGGCGACACCGGTGTCTGGCTCACCGCAGCTGGGCTGACGATCGTCGCCTTCACAGGGCTAGGGCTGTCTGCGCTCACCTGGTCGAGTTGGGTCAAGGTGGAAACGAACTGCAGGCTGACCGCCTCAGCCACCGTGAGGGCTTGCGCAGGGTCGGGATCCTCGACAGCAATGTTGATGAGCACCGTGCCGGTGGGCGCTTGGGTGGTGATCTGCCGTCCCAACTCCCGCGCGGTCACGTCGAGCGCCAGTTCCTCGATCACCGGCTCCAGCACCAAGGGCGTCGTCACGATCTCCGCGTAGGTCGCCACCTGTCGTTGTGTGAAACTGCTGCCCTGCACGAGCGCTTGGGGGTCCTCGGCGCTCACGGTCGAGATATACAACTGCGCATTGGCACGATAGTGCTTGTCCGCGGTGACGGTGAGTAGTGCCGCGAGTGCCACCACTGCCAGGAAGACACCTGTGATCACTCGCCATCGACGTCGAACAATGAGCAGATATGCCCGGAGGTCGAGAGCAGATTGCCTCGCATCAGTGGCGGCAGTTTGCGTCACGAAACCGCCAGCATCAGGCTGGGCCGCCATCGACCCGTTGCGCTGACTCACGCCACGCCCAGCAAAGCTGACCGGGCGCTTTTCGTTTCGTCCGCGAGCGAGGGAGAGCCAGTGCAAAATTGGGTCATGGGCACGTGCCTCAGTGTAGGCGCCCCTGGCTGAATCATCGTCTAGGTTGCCCCACCGCGGGTGTTAACCTTGACAGCGTGACCTCGGCATCTGCGATGTCTGACAACGTGCGGATGCGTCGGGTGGCAATGCGCGTGGGCAGCGGCGCAGCGGGGGGTCGAATTATCACCCTCGGCGCCATGCTCTTGGCAGCCGGAATTCTCGGCCCCTCGGACTTCGGTCGCTTTTCTCTCATATTGGCGACGGCTCAGATGTTGGGCATGTTCGCGACTCTCGGTCTCGCTCGCGGCCTTGTCCGACTCCTGCCTGACCGCGAAGCCACCCCCGGCGATCGTCGTCAACTGTGGGTGTGGTCCTGCCTCCCTGCCACCGTGATCTCAGCACTCCTTGCCCTTCTCGTGCTCGCCCTCCCCGAGGCCGGAAGGCTCATCGGGTTGCCCACTGATTCCGCGTGGCACCAGGTCGGTCTGGGACTCTGGCTCTTCGGGTTTACTCTCAGCAGCCTGGGTCAGGCTGGGCTGATCGGCAGCGGCCGGCAGGACAAGGCAGCCATCTGGATCGTGGTCCGGTCGATCTGCTTCGCCACCACTGTCTTGATCGGGTCATTCTTCTTCGCGCCGCAGTTCTTGGTCCTGGCATGCGGCCTCGCAGAACTGGTCGTGGCAGGAGCCCTGCTCCTCCTTGTCAACGCGTCGATCACGAGTGACACAGCTGGGTCCCTGAGCCGCGCAGGATTGACCTCCAAGCTCCTGCGCAACGGGGGGCCAGGCTGGTTAGCAGACCTGTCGTCACAGTTCGGCATATGGGCCACGCTCTACCTGCTGACCCAGTCAGCCTGGGGACCGGCCCTGGCGGGTATCTTCGCCCTCGGACAGCGGGCATTCGTCGCTGTGACCATGCTCTCGCGACAAGTGTCACTGTCGTTCGTGCCTATCCTCGTGCACGCACGAGGCCGGGATCACGCCTCGTGGGTGCGCGCAAGCCGCAGAACTCTCAGGTACAGCCTTGGCATCGGATCCGCAGTCGCTCTCCCCGTCCTGCTGCTCTTCCTAGTTTCCGGCCCCTTGATGGGCGAGTATGGCGATCACAGAACTCCCCTGATGGCCATGGCCGCTCTTGGGGTGTTGGCCTCATGGAACACGGGCATGGGAGTCGTCGCACAGACGGGTGGTCGGCTGACACGGTGGGGCGTGAGCGATGCCTTGGCTGCGGCGTCAACGGTGACGGTGACAGCGCTCTTGATGGACGACCTCGGACTGTGGGCCGCCGTGCTCGGCTTCGGCGCGGGCCATCTTCTACGCTCGCTGGTCCTCGCCCCCGCTGTGCCCCTGAGGTCGGCACCATGACGGCCAGCACACGCCGCCTCGGCGTTCCCACGCTCCCGGCCGCAGCGACTCATTTATCGCCGTCGAGTTACTTCTTCGTGACCCTGGCATCTCTCATCCTCGTCATCGGGTTCTCCAGGGCAAGTTCCACGCTGCAGGTGACAGTGGCCGCCTCCGTGCTGGTCTACCTGACCGCCACAACGATCCGGCCTGAGCACCGCCTCGCGACAGACCATTGGCTCACGCCGCTGAACTGGATGCACATGGGGTGGTTCCTGCAAATCGTTCTTCTCCCGACGGTGGTCGTTGTCCTCGGGCCAACGGCGATCCAATTGGCACAAGTTCCGGACAGCCGACATCTCGCTGCTGCCGTTGGGCTCCAAACCCTCGCCCACGTGACCTTCCTCTGTGCCCTCCACACGGTCCGTCCACGCAGGGCTTCTCCCGTGAGTGCTGGCCCTCCGGTTCCGGGTGTCGCCATCCTGCTGACGGCGCTCGTGGGAGGGCTAGCCCTCCTGACGCTGTTTGGTGGCCCCGGCAACGTGCTCAACTATTTTCGGGGAAACGTCCGCTCTGCGCAGGGTGCCAGCCAGCTCGCACCATTCCTCGTCCCCCTCCTTGGCGTCAGTTCCGTGCTCGCCCTGCGCCAAGCCATCCTGCGTCAGAGAAACCGACCTGTCTGGCTCCTGATCTGCCTTGCCGGCCTCCTCGTCGGCTTCGGCAGCAGCGGCTACAGCAGAGGAATGTTCGCGACCGCGATCATCGCCATGCTGGCCATGATCAGCCGCAGCTGGCGTCGCATCCCACTAGCGACCTACGTCCTGATCCTGCTGGTCGGCAGCCTCGCGGCCCTGTCGCTGGGCGAGTACCGCACCACGTTCCTGCGCACCGACGGTGGGCAAATCAGTGTTCAGCAAGCCGGCTTGAATGAGTCAAGCTTTTCCCCTAGGCACCAGGTGGAGAGCTACATGCGAGCTCCGCAATACTTGGCGGTGATCCCGCGGGCCCTTCATAACGAGACCACCGTGCCGCCCTCGGCGCTCGTGAGCAATGTGCTGGCGCCGATCCCCGTGCTCGGGGAGCCCTTCCGAGAGTCCACGACCCGCACTCACTTCTCCCAAGAGGTTCGTCAGCGCCTCGATGTCGTCGATATGTCGCCGCCGATGGTGGGCGAGATGTACTGGACCCTAGGACTTCTTGGGACGGTCGTGGCGTTCATCGTCCTGGGGTGGCTCGTCGCCCGACTCGACCGCCGATTCCGTGAGGCGAGTGACCCTGGCAGCATCTTCCTACTGATGTTTGCCGGGGCGTGGTGCGGGTATCTCTTGGTCGGCTCCACACAGGTGCTCGTCCAAACCATTGTGTACATGGGCCCGGCCCTGATGATTCTTCATCTCCTTCGAAGACAACTTGCTGATCCCCCCACGCCAAGGAGACTGCCTTCATGAGAGTTCTCAATCGCCCACTGGACTTTGCGATCGTGGGAGCCGCTAAGGCAGGAACGTCGTCACTTGCTGATCTCGTAGACGCCCACCCTCGGGCCAAGGTACTGCGTCCCAAGGACGGGCACTTCTTCACGGCCGTGGATGGTCACCCTCGCTGGCAAGGGCCCCATGATGAAAGTTTCAACACACTCATCTCACGCGCAATCCGAGACTTCCCACTGCAAACCCGCGAGACCCCGCCAGACATCCTCGTGGGCGACGCTTCAGTATTTTACATGGCAGATGAGCAAGCGCTCCACCACTTGCAGGGGAACCTGACTGACGTGGCACCGGTCATCTGCGTTCTGCGCCGCCCAGAGCGCAGGGCATTCTCTGCCTACATGCACCTAGTGCGTGAGCAACTTGAAACTCTTTCTTTCGCGGATGCCCTTGCCGCGGAGGACGGGCGCAGGGCGGACCGCTGGCATCCGCTCTGGTGGTATAAGGAGCTGGGTTTCTACGCACCCCAGATCGAATTGCTCCACCAGATCTTCGGTGCTGCACGCGTTGTGACACTTCGCTACGAAGACATCAAAGACCGCCCGAATGCCGTGGCAACCCTGGTGTTCGACCGCCTCGGCCTATCCGTTCCGCCAGACCTGGTTCTGGGTCACACGAACGCTAGCGGCGCCCCGCGGAGTCGCTGGTTGCAGGCTGGCCTAGTCAGCACGAATCCAGTCAAGCAAACTCTGGGACGCATTGTTCCCAAAAGGCCTTGGTTAGCGATCCGGGCCAGCCTCCAGGCGGCGAACCTGCGCCGCGTTGAGATGCCGAGTGCGGCACAACTCTCCCTCATGGAAGACTACCGAGAAGACATCGCACGGGTCCAAGCGATGACAGGCCTTGACCTGACAGACTGGCAGTGAGCACCGTCCTCACACCAGTCGCGGCGGACAGCGTTCACCCAGGAGGGTAACGGATGACTAGTTCCACAGTAGGGGTCCTGATGCCTGTTCGGGCTCCAGCCCCCTATCTGAATGCAGCGTTGCTGAGTCTTGCGGCTCAGACCTTGACAAACTGGCGCTTGACTCTCGTGCTTGATGGCCCTGCTCCTGGCTTCGCCGAACACGCTGAGCACATCGTGGGCGAAGAACGCCTAGAGGTTCTTCAGTTGACAGAGTCCCGAGGCCTGTCGGTAGCTCTCAATCGTGGACTCGCGGAGATGCGCACGGAATACGTCGCTCGCCTAGACGCTGACGATCTTTCTGCTCCGAACCGTCTCGAACGCGAACTAGTGCACCTCGAGTCCCGCAAGGACGTGGTCTTGGTGGGGTCGCATGCCGAAATAATTGATGACACATCAGAGCACGTCGGGGTCGTGCGGGTGCCCGCCGGAGGCGACGTGCGAAAGTCACTGCTTCGAAAAAATCGATTCGTCGCCTCCAGTGTCATGTTTCGACGCCTTGCTGCAATTGAGGCTGGCGGTTATAACGCTCACTGCAGGCACGCTGAGGATTACGACCTGTGGCTCCGCATGGCCATCCTCGGGCCTGTTGAGAACTTGGATGAGACGCTGACGTCCTACCGCGTGTCCAATAACCAGGTCAGCATCAACCCGATGGACGCCCTTGGACGCGGCGTCATCCGACTGAGCAGGCAGGGGCTCAGTCGGCACCTGGGCCGAAGTCTCTGGCGCACCGATTTGGAACACTTGGCATGGGACCTTTGGCAGCGGCCCATTGCTCGCAATCGGCGAGGGAAGATGGCGCGACTACGTCGAGGGCAGACCACAACACGTCCTGAACACCGGGAGACCTCGTGAGTGGCCTCGACCGTCCGCTGGACTTCTCGATCGTCGGCGCCGCCAAGTCTGGGACCTCGTCTCTGGGACGGTGGCTCCACGAGCAGCCATCCCTGCACGTTCTGCAGCCGAAGGACTCCCACTACTTCTTCGGCCAGACAGGCAAGCACCATTGGGCGGGGCCCCGTGACGAAGTCTTCAACAAGAAGATCCTGGCGAGCCGAGAGGAGATGCCCGCACAGTTGGCACGGGTCTCCTCGCGCGTCCGCGTTGGCGAAGCCTCCGCGTTCTACATGGCTGACCCAGCGACCGTTACAGCCCTTGAGCGTGACCTGTCCCCGAACGGCATCGCCATCGCCATCCTCCGACGCCCCGACGAGCGTGCTTTCTCCGCGTATATGCATATGGTTCGCGAAGGTCTTGAGCCCGGCTCATTTGAAGAAGGGCTCCTGGCGGAGGACCAGCGGATCGCCGATGGGTGGCAACCCATCTGGTGGTACCGGGCGCTCGGGTACTACACCCAGCAGGTCGAGTGCCTCTTCGACGTGCTCGGCCGAGACCGCGTCCACATCATGCGATATGAGGACGTGGTGCTTGACCCTGTCCGTGCCCTGGCGCCGGCCTTGGCAGCCATCGGCACATCGATCACAGGTGGCGCTCTCACCCGGCAGAACGCAGGTGGTGTGCCGCGAAATCGGGCCCTGCACCGATTCCTCACTGAGCCGCGTCTCGTCAAGCGCCTCGGCAGCAAAGTCGTGCCACGATCCACCTGGTCCCTGGTGCGCTCGGACCTGGAGTCCAGGAACCTCACCCGGGCGAAACTGCCAGCACACGTGCGTCCTGCACTCATGGCGGACTACTTGCCAGACGTGAGGCGTCTGGAAGGCTTGACCGGTCTGGATCTCAGCACCTGGAACGTCGCCCCGTGAGGCGCGGACCCCGAGTATCTGGGAGGGGCTGGCCGTGCACATCGCTCTGACAGGTGGGATCTTTCACCACAGTGTCGAGTACCGACGCACCGTGCAGCCGACAACAGAGACGATGCTCTCGGAGTCACTCCGCGCCCGAGGCCATCGGGTCACAGAATTGGGCCCTCGTGACATCAGCGCCATCCACCGGCTCCGACGGCTCGACGTGGACCTGGTTCACGTCCACCACCCCGGGAGGCTGACAACTGCTCTGAGTCTGACGCCTCACCGAGTGCCCATCGTCTACACCCCACACCGGACCAACCTGCCCCGCAAGAGGCTCCTCACGCTTGGTCATCTCCGACTGCTGGCCCGCGCTGCCCGTGTCGTCGCATTGAGCCCCACGGAAGTGGCTCTCCTTTCTTCCGACCGTGGAGTGGACCCTGCTCGCGTCGCACTGATCCCCAACGGGTTCGATGCTGCTCCCTTCCCCTTCGCCGAACGGTCGGCACCAACAGCCGGAGAGCCATGGACCGTGCTCTTCGTCGGGCAACTCATCCCCCCGAAACAACCACTGGCGATCGTGGAGGCCTTGGACTGCGACGAACTGCGCGGACGCGTCCGCCTGCGGTTCGTCTTCCATCGCGAACGGATGCTCGACGAGCTCCGCTCCGAGGTGGCCAGGCGCAATCTGGGCGACTCGGTCGAGTTCGTGGGACGTCTTCACGGCGATCAGTTGTCAGCCGAGTACTCAGGTGCGCACTTCCTGCTCCTGCCGAGCACCACCCTTGAGGCACTTCCTTCGGTGATCACTGAGGCCGTGTTCACGGGGCTGCCCGTTATTGCTGGCGATGTCGGCGGGATCCGTTGGCAGCTGGACGGCTTTGGCGAGTGTCTCCCCGACATCAATGCCGCGAAGCTCCGCGAGTCCCTTATCGCTGCGATGTCGTCCTACTCCTCCCTCATGGCCCGAGCAGAAGATGCAGCCGCTAGTTTCCGGTCCAGATTCAGCGTCGACGCGATGGTTGATCGGCATCTCGACCTCTACGAGTCCCTGACTCTCCACGGAAAGAAGGGCTGATGGACGCTCGGAACTTCCTCGAGCTGCCTCGCCGCATGTACGGCGAGCTCGTGCGCGGACGCACACGAGTCAGAATCGTTGATCGGAGCACCGCTGCGGCCAATGGTCCGGCGCGGTTCCTATTGTCCCCCTACCGCTCGGGAACGACCCTGATGCGCTACTGTCTCGACTCCCACCCAGACCTTGCCGTGCCGCCCGAGACAGATTTCATCGCCAACCTGGCGGAGATGCTGAGCGACGACCGCGCCATGATCGGGCTAGCAGACATGGGTTTCAGTCATGGCGACGTCGCCCTCAGAGTGGGTGACTTCGCTCGCTCCTTCCACGACGCTTACGCGGCCAGCAAGCTGGCGACGCAGTGGCTCGACAAGAGCCCTCGCTACGCCGAGCAACCAGACATCGTCCCTCGTCTGTTCCCAGATGCTTTGTGTCTGGTCATGCACCGTCACCCCTTGGACCAGATTCACTCGATGACCCGCGGCCTGTCACACTCTCCCGATGCCTATGGCGACCAACTTGCCGGCCAGAGTCTTGCCGCCGCTGGCGCAGGCTACTGGCGCACCGTGACCCGCGGGCTAATGGAGTTCTGTGACAACCACCCGAGCCAGAGTCACGTGATGCGCTACGAGGACCTCTGTGATGATCCGGAAGGCACGCTCCGAGGAGCATTAGGGCACCTGCAACTGGAATGGAGCCCAGAAGTCTTGAACTACCACCGACACGACCACGATCTGGGCAGGGAAGCAGGTCGAGTCACCGGCACAATCGGGTTTAGGAAATCCACAGGCGGATGGCACAAATGGCCACAGGATGCGGTGAACGATGCTTGGGAGGTCGTTCGAGATGTTGCCTCAGATTTAGGCTATGAACCGCCCGCAGGATAGACAGCACCCCTCGGGCCTGTGGCCACTCAGAATGGACGTCGCCATCGGAGCACCGTTGGCTCAACATTCTGTGGCGACAAACCTGTGTCTTGCGTGAGGCCGTAGATCTTGCTCCACGCTTCGGCCATGCACGTGTCGGAGCAGTACTGCAGGCGAACGCGCCGACGACGCAGCGACACCCGCACAGGTATCCCGCATTCGTCGCAGTCTCGATATGCCCACACCATATCTCTCTCCTAGATTCGCGCGGATGCGGAATCAGTTCGCACGTGGTTGAAGTGGTGGCACTGGCAAGGGGGTGGGCGACCACAGAAGGCCACCCACCCGCAGTTCCAGGTTCCTACGGCTGGACGAGGTTGGCCGGCTCGACGTTCGTCAACAGATACACGTTGTCGTTGTAGTCGTAGTTGATGCCGGAATAGTCCATCGCGGCGAGGTAGCTGCCGGGGATAGCATCGCCGGCACGGTCCTTGACCGGCCACAGCCGCAGGTGATGACCAAGTTGGCAACCCTCGTTGCCGGAACCACATTCATCAGGAGTGGTGTTGTTCAGAGTCCAGTCGCTGGACTCCGGGTCGATTCGCCAACTCCAGGTGGCCGGGCCAGGGGTGAAGCTGTTCACGGCCGGACCGCCGGAGGAACCATTGATCCTGGGCAGCAATGACTGTGCCCACTGCCCCTGGTGAGTCAGCGCCACGTTCCAGTTGTTCTTGTTGCCCACCGGGTGCCAGCCGAAGCTAGCAGTATTGCTGCAGCAGGTGTGGAAGGCAGCCAGCTGGCGAACGGTGACGGGCTCAGACGTGTCGAATCGCTTCCAGGTGGCAGAGAGGACCTCGTCGCCGATTGCCTCCAAGCGGCCGTCGTTGTTGATCTGTTGCCCTGCCCCAACGATGGTGGTCCCGAAACCGAAGGCCTCGACGATCTCGTCGACATCCGGCTCATTGCCGCCCTCACTCTGCGACTGCCAGATCGCGCCGAGCTCGACCTTCGTCGTCGGGCCTTCGCTGCCGTTGTGCCGGATCAGCAGGGCGGACTCGAAGTTGGTGTTCTGTCCAGAGCCAGTGCCGATGAACTCCACGGACACTGAGACGGTGTCACCCACTCCGATGGCGATCGGAAGCTCCGGAGGGTCGACAAGCGTGAACGCCGACTGGTCCATGATGTCCAGGGCGACCACCTCGATCGACTCGCTGCCCTCGTTTCCGAGAATGACCGAACCGGTCGACGCAGTTGCCGGGTTGCTCGCGGTCGACTGGATCCGGCTCATCACGATCCGGTCATGGAATGGTGCCGCCTCCGGGTTGGTGAGCGTGAGATCGCCCTCGCCCACCTCGACGATGACGAACTCCACGGATCTCGTGGTCGCGTTCCCGGCGCCGTCGGTTGCGGTGACCTCGACGGTGTGGTTGCCGGTGCCCGTGACCTCGAAAGGCGTGGTGTAGTTAAAGGTGTCAGAGCCATCCACAGTCACGTTGACGAACTCCAGCGTCCGGTCTGTCGCAGTGACTGTGACGGTGACCGGTCCGGTGTAGGCACCGTCATCGCCCTGACCGTCAACGGCCAAGGACAACTGGGGTGGCACAACGTCGCCGGTGGCAAAGCTCGTGATGCGCACCCACTGCACCTTGGTGTTGTGACCGGTCGAGGCCAGGGTGAGAGCCCCATCAGTCACCTCGAGCGTCGCCTCACCGACGTAGTAGTCACCAAGGGCAGATGGCTCAAAGGCGTCTACAACCACAACACCCTCGGCCTCCACCCCGTGCACTGAGTCGATATATCCCGGGTCTCCCACCGACACCTCGACCTGATACTCGCCGTTTCGCAGGGCGTACTCCCACTCACCGTCGACCACACCGGGGACCTGGTTGTCATCCATGATCACCAAGGTCTTGTCGGCCTGGTCGGCAGCACCGGCACGCTCCCGGGTGTCGGCGGCCTTGTCCGCCCCACCCTCGGTCCGCACCCAGCCATAACCGCGCTCGCCGTCAAAGAGTTGGCCGGTGTCTGCCAGCCAACCTTGTGGAGTGACAGACGCTGCGGGCTGGAAGTTGACCTGAGCAACGACCTGCTCCACCGGTGTTCCGCTGCTCATCGGCACGATGTCGATGTAATTGATCTTGGTGTTGATGCCGCCGATCTGATCAACAGTCAGGGCACCGTCAAGCACCTCGACCACAACGGTGCCCTCTGTGTGTCGGGCATCGGACCCGTTGGCAGCCGATGAGTTGGGGAATGCCTCAATCGCGTTCACGCCCTCGACGTTGATGGTGTGTGATTCAGGTGCATCGCCCTTGGAGGGGTCACCGACCGAGACCGTCACCTCGAACTGCCCGTTGGGCACCGCGATCTGCCATGCACCATCGCTCAGCACACCACCATCGCTGTCCTCTGGAAGGTCCATGTGCATCAAGGTGTCAAGCCGTTGGTCATCGTTCAGGTTGCGATCACGGCCGTTGCCGACCAGGTCCAACGGCTCGAGCAACTGGTCATCGACCCAACCGAAGGTCAGGCCCTCGCCCTGACTGACCCCCGCGCGCTCGGCATACGGCTCGCCGAAGTCACGCAGGTAGCCGTCCGGCACGGGGGCGGTCTCCAGCTGGAAGTTGACCTTGATCGGGTCACCCTCAGCCGGAGGCTCCGGCTCCTCGTCGAGGAGCGGCGTGATGTCGAGGTAGTTGATCTTGGTGTTCTCACCACCTGCCTGGTCGACTGTCAGTCTGCCGTCGGTCACCTCAACTGTCACGGTCGCTGACTCGTGCCGGTCATCCGATCCGTTCGGCGCACTCGACTTGGGGAAAGCGTCGATGGCATTGCTGCCCTCCACGTTGATCGTGTGCGCCTCAGGTGAACCACCGTCTTGAGCATCTCCGACTGACACGGTCACCTCGTAGTCACCGTCCGGAAGGGCGATCTCCCACGTGGCCTCACCGGATATGCCGCCCGAGGCGTCCTCCGGCAGGTCCATGTGGACGAGCGTGTCCAGCCGTTGGTCATCGTTCAGGTTGCGATCACGGCCGTTGCCGATGATCGATAACGGCTCTGAGCCGGCATCCACCCAGCCGTAGCTGAGTCCGCCCTGGTCTGCAGCCGTCCGCTCCGCGTAGGCCTCGCCAAAGTCCCGCAGGTAGCCCTGCGGAAGCGCGGAGTCGCCGGTGCCGAAGTTGACCGAGATGGTCTCCCCGGTCACTGGCGGCTCAGAACCGTCACCGGCTGCCACCACGTTGTCCAGGACAAACACATAGTCCTGGTAGTCACCGTTGGCGGCATCCTCGAACGCCACCAGGAAACGGTCGCCGGTCAGCGGATAGATCCGGGCACGGTGCAGACCACCGCTGTCGTTGCGAGCGTCCTCGGTGTATCCGATGCGGTTGAAGGTGTTCGACTCATAGAACACACCGAACGCGCCAGTCCCAGGGTCGAATGACGTGCCGCCGGAGTCCAACTGCGGGTTGAGCGTCTGCAGTTGACCGTTGGCCACCACGCCGACCTGGGTTGGCGTGACCGGCCCCTCGGCTGCGGCATACCACCCGAACGGCAGGTCCTCCTGCGGTGCGAACGCCGCGACCGGCGTCATCGTCACCGGACCGTCAGAGGCCCGTTGGAAGAGTGGCTCCAGCACCTCATCGCCCTTGGCCACCGGCTCGGTGCCGCCGGCCAGACCCGACCACCCGGTGCTGATCCCGAACTGGAAGGTGTCCACGACCTGCTGCAGGGTCGGCTCGTTGCCGCCCTGGTGGCCCGCGAAGGCGAGCGCACGAAGCGACACGTTGACGCTGCCCTCGCCGTCACCGAGCACGAGAGATCCGGTGCGGATCCCTGCGCTCCCGCTCGGGTCAAAGGTCACCTCGATCTGGGAGGCCTCCCCGCCGGGGATGGTCAGCCCGGAGTCGACCGTGAAGTCACCCGCGTTCGCACCCTCGACGCTCGCGCTCACCTCGACCGGCTCGGAGCCGAGGTTGGTCACCGTGACCTCCCGGGTCTCGGTCGGGTCATCACCGTTGAGGGTGGCGGACATGATCAGCTCGTCCTGGTCGGCCCGGATGCCTGCGGCCTGCTCACCCTCGGGCACCCGCAGCAGGTAGAGCTGCTGCGGTTCGCCACCCCGGTTGTACTGGTTGATGTAGATGTTGCCTGGGTTCACCTCGGTGTCCTCGACCAGGTCGAGCGGGTCGACGTAGCCCGTGAATCCAGGGATGTCCGTGCCCGGCTGGGTGCCAAGCACTTCGCCGTCACCCGCAACCTGGAAGGTCAGGATGTCATCGTTGGCACTGAACCTGATCACCATCATCCGACCCTGCAGCGCACCACCGAAGGTGTTCGAGGTGTACTCGATAACCCCGTTCGGCGA contains the following coding sequences:
- a CDS encoding glycosyltransferase, which produces MPVRAPAPYLNAALLSLAAQTLTNWRLTLVLDGPAPGFAEHAEHIVGEERLEVLQLTESRGLSVALNRGLAEMRTEYVARLDADDLSAPNRLERELVHLESRKDVVLVGSHAEIIDDTSEHVGVVRVPAGGDVRKSLLRKNRFVASSVMFRRLAAIEAGGYNAHCRHAEDYDLWLRMAILGPVENLDETLTSYRVSNNQVSINPMDALGRGVIRLSRQGLSRHLGRSLWRTDLEHLAWDLWQRPIARNRRGKMARLRRGQTTTRPEHRETS
- a CDS encoding O-antigen polymerase — its product is MTASTRRLGVPTLPAAATHLSPSSYFFVTLASLILVIGFSRASSTLQVTVAASVLVYLTATTIRPEHRLATDHWLTPLNWMHMGWFLQIVLLPTVVVVLGPTAIQLAQVPDSRHLAAAVGLQTLAHVTFLCALHTVRPRRASPVSAGPPVPGVAILLTALVGGLALLTLFGGPGNVLNYFRGNVRSAQGASQLAPFLVPLLGVSSVLALRQAILRQRNRPVWLLICLAGLLVGFGSSGYSRGMFATAIIAMLAMISRSWRRIPLATYVLILLVGSLAALSLGEYRTTFLRTDGGQISVQQAGLNESSFSPRHQVESYMRAPQYLAVIPRALHNETTVPPSALVSNVLAPIPVLGEPFRESTTRTHFSQEVRQRLDVVDMSPPMVGEMYWTLGLLGTVVAFIVLGWLVARLDRRFREASDPGSIFLLMFAGAWCGYLLVGSTQVLVQTIVYMGPALMILHLLRRQLADPPTPRRLPS
- a CDS encoding polysaccharide biosynthesis tyrosine autokinase, with the translated sequence MSQRNGSMAAQPDAGGFVTQTAATDARQSALDLRAYLLIVRRRWRVITGVFLAVVALAALLTVTADKHYRANAQLYISTVSAEDPQALVQGSSFTQRQVATYAEIVTTPLVLEPVIEELALDVTARELGRQITTQAPTGTVLINIAVEDPDPAQALTVAEAVSLQFVSTLTQLDQVSADSPSPVKATIVSPAAVSQTPVSPQPIRNLALGTVLGLLLGFGAGALRDILDSSVQGESDVKMVTDRTVIGGLAFDKAAIARPLIVQDDPRSSRAEAFRTLRTNLQFVDVSNPPQVIVFTSSLPNEGKSTTTANLALTMAATGSRVCVVEGDLRRPRLLEYMGLEGAAGLTTVLIGAAVVDDVLQVFGDSHSLSVLGCGPIPPNPSELLGSEAMAHVLEDLRRRFDYVIIDAPPLLPVTDAAVLSRHADGTILVVGAGVIKREHLARALTALENVGAHVLGLVMNRLPARGRGPHSYYYGYGYESPTSASDAEAEKKHRSR
- a CDS encoding lipopolysaccharide biosynthesis protein, with the protein product MRVGSGAAGGRIITLGAMLLAAGILGPSDFGRFSLILATAQMLGMFATLGLARGLVRLLPDREATPGDRRQLWVWSCLPATVISALLALLVLALPEAGRLIGLPTDSAWHQVGLGLWLFGFTLSSLGQAGLIGSGRQDKAAIWIVVRSICFATTVLIGSFFFAPQFLVLACGLAELVVAGALLLLVNASITSDTAGSLSRAGLTSKLLRNGGPGWLADLSSQFGIWATLYLLTQSAWGPALAGIFALGQRAFVAVTMLSRQVSLSFVPILVHARGRDHASWVRASRRTLRYSLGIGSAVALPVLLLFLVSGPLMGEYGDHRTPLMAMAALGVLASWNTGMGVVAQTGGRLTRWGVSDALAAASTVTVTALLMDDLGLWAAVLGFGAGHLLRSLVLAPAVPLRSAP
- a CDS encoding sulfotransferase translates to MSGLDRPLDFSIVGAAKSGTSSLGRWLHEQPSLHVLQPKDSHYFFGQTGKHHWAGPRDEVFNKKILASREEMPAQLARVSSRVRVGEASAFYMADPATVTALERDLSPNGIAIAILRRPDERAFSAYMHMVREGLEPGSFEEGLLAEDQRIADGWQPIWWYRALGYYTQQVECLFDVLGRDRVHIMRYEDVVLDPVRALAPALAAIGTSITGGALTRQNAGGVPRNRALHRFLTEPRLVKRLGSKVVPRSTWSLVRSDLESRNLTRAKLPAHVRPALMADYLPDVRRLEGLTGLDLSTWNVAP
- a CDS encoding sulfotransferase — encoded protein: MRVLNRPLDFAIVGAAKAGTSSLADLVDAHPRAKVLRPKDGHFFTAVDGHPRWQGPHDESFNTLISRAIRDFPLQTRETPPDILVGDASVFYMADEQALHHLQGNLTDVAPVICVLRRPERRAFSAYMHLVREQLETLSFADALAAEDGRRADRWHPLWWYKELGFYAPQIELLHQIFGAARVVTLRYEDIKDRPNAVATLVFDRLGLSVPPDLVLGHTNASGAPRSRWLQAGLVSTNPVKQTLGRIVPKRPWLAIRASLQAANLRRVEMPSAAQLSLMEDYREDIARVQAMTGLDLTDWQ
- a CDS encoding glycosyltransferase family 4 protein, which gives rise to MLSESLRARGHRVTELGPRDISAIHRLRRLDVDLVHVHHPGRLTTALSLTPHRVPIVYTPHRTNLPRKRLLTLGHLRLLARAARVVALSPTEVALLSSDRGVDPARVALIPNGFDAAPFPFAERSAPTAGEPWTVLFVGQLIPPKQPLAIVEALDCDELRGRVRLRFVFHRERMLDELRSEVARRNLGDSVEFVGRLHGDQLSAEYSGAHFLLLPSTTLEALPSVITEAVFTGLPVIAGDVGGIRWQLDGFGECLPDINAAKLRESLIAAMSSYSSLMARAEDAAASFRSRFSVDAMVDRHLDLYESLTLHGKKG